In Chryseobacterium oryzae, the genomic stretch AAGGTTTTGAATCACTAAATCTCTCTAAAATTCCTAAAGCACAATTTAAGTTTATCGTTGAAAAAAATTATGCAAATAATATGGTAAATTTTTACGATAATATACTAAATTATAAATTTGTATATGAAGAAACACCCATTTTTGAATGGAGCATTTCAAATGAAAAGCTCAAAATTGGAGAGTTCAGTTGTACAAAAGCAACCATGACTCATTATGGCAGAGATTGGGTAGCTTGGTTTACAGAAGAAATTCCGTTACAGGACGGTCCTTATAAATTTTCACAATTACCGGGACTTATTGTAAGAATAAATGATACTCAAGATCATTTTAAATTCGATCTTTTTTCCATTAAGAAAATAGAACATAAAGATTTTAGTGAAAAGAAAAAGCTTTTATCTTATAAAAAAATCACTAAAAAGGAGTATTTAGAATCTATGCAAAATATCAATAAAAATATTGTAAAAGAAGCTTCTGACATCGGAATTACTTTAGATGAAGAAACTCAAAAAAGATTAAGCAAAAAAAGGAAAAGTGATAGAAATAAATTGGAACTAATACCATAATTAATAAGACATAAAGTTATTTGAAAACCTAAGTGATATTTTATCACTTAGGTTTTTCGATTTAAATAAGATTAATATTTCATGCCAAATATCATTTTCTGCTCTGATTGAAGTTTGTTAATTTTGAAACCTTCAAAATAATAACTTTTATGAGAAGAAAATTAGGTGCCATTCTTTTTTTGCTGGGAGCATTTTGTACAGAAGCACAGATAAAAACATCCGATATAGATTCAATAGAAATTCAGGGGAAATTTACAGCGACTACTTTTAAAAACGCCAATCAGAATATTTCTATCATTACGAAAGAAGAAATTCTGAATTCTCCTGCCGTAAGTATTGATGAAATTCTGCAACAGGTTCCGGGAATGGATATCAGAAGAAGAGGAGCCAACGGAGTACAGAGTGATGTAGGCTTTAGAGGAAATTCTTTTGAACAGGTGTTGATTCTGATTAACGGAATCCGCATGAATGATTCCCAGACAGGACATAATTCTCTAAATATTCCGGTAGATTTGGATGATGTAGAAAGAATTGAAATTGTAAAAGGTCCTGCTGCAAGAAGATTCGGGCAAAATGCCTATGCGGGAGCTATTAATATCATCACCAAAACTCAAATTGGAAAAAACGTAAAAATAAGTGCTAATGCAGGGGATTACAAAACATTTGGCTTTGGTCTAAATGCCAATGTAGGAAACGAAAAATTTTCACAGCTTTTACAGGCAAATTCCAATTCATCGCAAGGTTACAGACATAATACCGATTTCGACATCAGAAATGTGTATTACCAAAATCAGCTGAAAATAAAAAATGGTGACTTAAGATTACAGGCAGGTTTTTCTGAGAAAAAGTTCGGAGCCAATGGTTTTTATGCTTCGCCCCTTGCTACTGAACAGTATGAAGAATTGCAGGCTTCAATCATAAGTATTGCCCATCAACAGAATTTTGGGAAATTCAGACTTAACTCTAATGCATACTGGAGAAGAGGACAGGATATGTATCTTTTTAACAGAGAAAAGCCTGAAATCTACAGAAATATGCACATTGGGAATAATGTGGGCGGAGAAGTTAATTCAAGCTACACATCCAATCTCGGAACGACAGGTTTGGGAATAGAATTGAGAAAAGAATTCCTGGAAAGCAGTAATTTGGGAAGCAGAGAACGTTTTGTTACACAGTTTTTTTTTGAGCATCATTTTTCTTTTTTCGAAAAGAAACTGAATATTACACCAGGAGCTTCTTGGGCCAATTACTCCACCAACGGAAACTTTTTTTATCCCGGATTAGATATTGGCTATACTTTTTATCAGAATAACAAAATTTACGGAAATATTTCCCGCGTCCACAGAGTGCCGACTTTTACAGATTTGTACTATACTAGTAAAACTGAAAAAGGAAATCCCGATCTTTTGCCGGAAAATGCGGTGTATGCAGAACTTGGGTATCAATATCAAAACAAGAATATTATTGCAAAATTAAGCGGTTTCTTAAGAAATTCTAATAATGCGATAGATTGGACCAAAGTTTCTCTACAAGATCCGATTTGGTATTCTAAAAACATTGGAAAAACTGAAATTAAAGGAATCGAAACAGAAATAAGCTATCAGTCTTTCAGCTGGATGAAATTTACCGTCGGATATACTTATCTTGATAATAAACTGAAAGATATTAATGAACTCAATTCCCGTTACGCTTTAGATAATCTTAAACATCAGGTTGTTACAAAGCTTCAGACAAAATTTTTGAAATACTTCAGTAACGAATTGGTTTATCGATATAATGATAGAGTAAATCTTGGAAGTTATCATCTTTTAGACGAAAAACTGAGTTTTACTAAAAACAATCTTTCTGTATATGCTTTGGTAAATAATGTTACCAATACACAGTATACCGAAACTTTTGGCGTACCAATGCCTAATAGATGGTTTCATTTAGGATTTTCTTATAACATTCATATTAAGTAAACTTAACATTCGTGTAACATTAAATCCTATATTTTTGCAAAAAATTTATTGGATGAAACTTATTGTAAGTTTTGCTTTATTAATAAGCATAAGTATTTTGAAGGCTCAGGAACACGTATCTTCATTTAATGCACTAACGATTAACTATAAGTTTCATCCTAAATTTTTTATCTATGCGGAAGGACAGGCAAGAGGGATTGAAGATTATACTTATCCAGATTATTATGAGATAAAAGGAGGTTTGGGGTATAATCTCACCAAAAATCATAAACCATTTATAGGTTTAGGGAGATATGCCACTTATAAAAA encodes the following:
- a CDS encoding GLPGLI family protein, translating into MKNYILILLTISSFISAQQNYVFTYRMDAKLSTTQDYKTTEDFYLFSSKTGSFFISEKFNTRDSIAQDIANKGFESLNLSKIPKAQFKFIVEKNYANNMVNFYDNILNYKFVYEETPIFEWSISNEKLKIGEFSCTKATMTHYGRDWVAWFTEEIPLQDGPYKFSQLPGLIVRINDTQDHFKFDLFSIKKIEHKDFSEKKKLLSYKKITKKEYLESMQNINKNIVKEASDIGITLDEETQKRLSKKRKSDRNKLELIP
- a CDS encoding TonB-dependent receptor plug domain-containing protein, whose amino-acid sequence is MRRKLGAILFLLGAFCTEAQIKTSDIDSIEIQGKFTATTFKNANQNISIITKEEILNSPAVSIDEILQQVPGMDIRRRGANGVQSDVGFRGNSFEQVLILINGIRMNDSQTGHNSLNIPVDLDDVERIEIVKGPAARRFGQNAYAGAINIITKTQIGKNVKISANAGDYKTFGFGLNANVGNEKFSQLLQANSNSSQGYRHNTDFDIRNVYYQNQLKIKNGDLRLQAGFSEKKFGANGFYASPLATEQYEELQASIISIAHQQNFGKFRLNSNAYWRRGQDMYLFNREKPEIYRNMHIGNNVGGEVNSSYTSNLGTTGLGIELRKEFLESSNLGSRERFVTQFFFEHHFSFFEKKLNITPGASWANYSTNGNFFYPGLDIGYTFYQNNKIYGNISRVHRVPTFTDLYYTSKTEKGNPDLLPENAVYAELGYQYQNKNIIAKLSGFLRNSNNAIDWTKVSLQDPIWYSKNIGKTEIKGIETEISYQSFSWMKFTVGYTYLDNKLKDINELNSRYALDNLKHQVVTKLQTKFLKYFSNELVYRYNDRVNLGSYHLLDEKLSFTKNNLSVYALVNNVTNTQYTETFGVPMPNRWFHLGFSYNIHIK